In Glycine max cultivar Williams 82 chromosome 7, Glycine_max_v4.0, whole genome shotgun sequence, a single window of DNA contains:
- the LOC100820431 gene encoding uncharacterized protein has protein sequence MMKKNNLSCCVLLHFLCCCLLLPALVLSHHIHGNPASNIVDIINKNLTDQKLPRLNDSPGLGCMALQYVELCKGNCTDNNVVNCKPPEDDFTEVFAPNCGVELPTFGTITGHIVGCQRKYLEPSLAFSEVLIKDEKSLSLLKNKSHTEVGVGLVGLHKGPFFWCVLFSNGKTNSTFVLENHGAGIQQKKGCYSGSTTPCSRGQKSRVAFFNIFFMCYVSILLFKLW, from the exons ATGATGAAGAAGAACAACCTCAGTTGCTGTGTGTTGTTGCACTTCCTTTGCTGTTGTCTCCTTTTGCCAGCTCTTGTTCTCTCCCACCACATCCATG GAAACCCTGCAAGTAACATTGTTGACATTATAAACAAGAATCTAACAGATCAGAAGCTTCCTCGCTTGAATGACAGCCCTGGTCTAGGGTGCATGGCCTTACAATACGTCGAATTATGCAAAGGGAACTGCACTGACAACAATGTTGTAAACTGCAAACCTCCTGAAGATGACTTCACCGAAGTGTTTGCTCCCAACTGCGGTGTAGAGCTACCGACTTTTGGCACCATAACCGGACACATAGTGGGCTGTCAAAGAAAGTATCTCGAGCCATCACTAGCATTTTCTGAAGTTCTCATCAAAGATGAGAAATCTTTGTCTCTTCTGAAAAACAAATCACATACTGAGGTGGGAGTTGGCCTGGTTGGACTCCACAAAGGACCTTTCTTTTGGTGCGTTTTGTTTAGCAATGGAAAGACAAACTCTACATTTGTGCTTGAAAATCATGGTGCGGGAATCCAGCAAAAAAAAGGGTGTTATAGTGGGAGTACTACTCCGTGCAGTAGGGGGCAGAAAAGTAGGGTTGCATTTTTTAACATCTTTTTCATGTGTTATGTCTCCATTTTGCTGTTTAAACTTTGGTGA